AGGTCCAATGCCCGGCCCAGCCCGACGATCCGAGGCAGGCGAACGGTCCCTCCGTCGATCAGCGGGACACCCCAGCGCCGGCAGAACACTCCGAAGGTGGCGTCGCGCTCGACCACCCTGATATCGGCGAGTAGTGCCAACTCCAGGCCGCCCGCGACGGCGTAGCCTGCGACCGCAGCGATCAGCGGCTTACTCAACGCCATGCGACTGGGACCCATGGGACCCAATCCACCACCATCGGGATCGAGATCGTTGCGCCGATCGGGGTCCCCGACCGCGGTGAGATCGGCTCCGGCACAGAACGTCCCGCCGGCACCGGTCAAAATCGCCACCTTCGCATCGCCATCGGCCTCGAATCGCTCGAAGGCGGCACGTAACGCGTGCGACGTCGGACCATCGACGCAGTTGCGCACGTGCGGACGGTTGATCGTGATAGTCACCACGGACCCATCGGACTCGTAGCGAACCAGCTCGGCTATGTCTTCAATCACACCGTCGATATAACACTCGCTGATACCAAGTTGTCAATTGCCGTTATAAAAGGGCTCGGAGCTGCTATAAACGACGACGTGCTCTCCGCCCGCAAACTCGTTCTTGATCTCGCCACTGCGCGACCGGCAGCGGTGTTTACGATCGCCTCGATGTGTCGTGCCGCCCAGATCGTGGGGATCAGCGAGGCAAGCGTGCGGATGGCGGCGATGAGATTGGCCGACGAAGGCGCACTGGAACGAGTCGGCCGCGGCGAGTACCGGCTCGATGCCACCGGTCTCAACACCTTTGCCCACGTCGGACACTGGCGGACACGTCTGGCCGGCCTCGTCGACTGGGACGGAACATGGATCGGCGCGGACACCTCGACGGCCAGCGGCACTCGCACCCAGCTGCGTCGGATCGAGCGAGAGCTCGATCTCCTCGGATTCACCCGCTGGCGGGGGTCACTGCTGATGCGCCCGGCCAACCTGGCGGGTGGCGTGCGGACGCTGCGCGAGCTCACCGACACGCGGGTCAGCGTGTTCGGGATCGTAGATCTCGACGTCCACGATGCCGCGGAGCTGCGGGATTGCTGGGATGTGGCCGCACTGCACCGCAGCCATCGGGAAGTGCGCGCCGAGCTTTCCGCCTCGCTCGGTAGGCGAAGCAGCCAAGACGATGAGCAATTCGCCCGCGAATCGCTGCCGCTCGGTGCCCGCGCCATCGCCCAGATCATCCATGATCCATTGCTGCCCACCAGCTTCGACGATCACCACGAACTGCGCGAACTGATCAACGCCACCATCAACTACCAGGACGTCGCCAGCGAGGTATGGGAACAGTTGCTCTGGGCGACCCCCTGACACGTTCATGTCATCGGCCACCACTGGTTCTGCACCGACCGGGCGCGCCCGGCAACCTGGGTGTCGCAGATCGAGCATCTACTGCGCCGTTGGCGGGTTTCGGATGACAAGACAATAGCCGCCCCCACCGAATCATCGGTGGGGGCGGCATTCCGAGAATTTCCAGTCGGGCTGACAGGATTTGAACCTGCGACCACTTGACCCCCAG
The nucleotide sequence above comes from Gordonia sp. PP30. Encoded proteins:
- a CDS encoding crotonase/enoyl-CoA hydratase family protein, which translates into the protein MIEDIAELVRYESDGSVVTITINRPHVRNCVDGPTSHALRAAFERFEADGDAKVAILTGAGGTFCAGADLTAVGDPDRRNDLDPDGGGLGPMGPSRMALSKPLIAAVAGYAVAGGLELALLADIRVVERDATFGVFCRRWGVPLIDGGTVRLPRIVGLGRALDLIMTGRPVDSQEALAIGLANRVVDSGTSLAVATEIAQQLVGFPFDCLLADRESAYRSFDVSLAQALRAEGAAGVPIVAREGEAGAARFAQGAGRHGAF